The DNA segment caaatttttgttgtttatttttttaattaaaaaattcagGGTATTATTagtatgaaaattcaaaataatgtgTCGCATTTAATTAGAGGTGttaaaatcagacacgacccatCAATCCGATACGGTTCAATctgaaaaaatcaggtttgagtTTGGAGTTTTcaggttcgggtcagatcgaattggacccgatagctgatccgaaaaaaattttgaacattttttattttttaaacaattttttatttgatttagtaaatatattttaattttctacaattagattttcaaatttaaattatatatatgaggaAGAAtatgttattatgtgtttaaattaaaatattattttttttaaatttatttaattttcttttaaaaaaaattaaaaaaattcaaaatcgggttgattgggttcgggttcgggttgagagttttcgggttgcttGGGTTTGGGTTGAGTTCGAGTtgaataatttttgaataatactaTTGTTCAAATCTATCCAACCCACTCAATCCACCCGAATTGATATTGATACCCttacatttaatatatttgacacgAAACTGCATGTGTGTGTTCAGAAATTGCGTCGTATGAGCGTATATCTGGCAGCCGTATTAATTGCATGAAAATCCAATCAGAATATAGGGAAATGTGAGAAAACCATGCAGTTTAATTCACGTTTATTGATGCATGCATCCCTTGAATTTTGGATTATCAATAagttgttttttattattatttgtttcgCAAAAAAAAAGGTATAAAATGAAACATAATAAACTAAAAAttgcaaattaattaaaaaaaagtaaaatttaagAATCTAAAATAGGCAAgaagaattcaaattttaaattaagggaaaaaatagtatatatttGATGATTACCCGAAAAAATAGGAAACTTAGTGGTGACACCTCTTAGACCACTTGCGGGTCATGCTATCTGCAAGTTGATTCGCTGGTATGGCGCAATATTATATGTGCACACGAGAATTGGTTAGCTCCCTTCTTTTTTTCcacttctttttaaaaaaaattaaatgggaATTAAGAAAACTCCAAATTTggaaatcataatatataataaaatcatgaaattcaATCACTAGCGTAAATCACATGCATCATAACTAgatcaattaatatatattataaaccccattattttttattttatttttattattattcctctttttttcttgaaaaatgtttttttttttaaaaatggttttCCCCATCTGTTCTGATAGACCATAAGACAACAACTTTCAACCAACTTATCATGAATACTTCTTTATTCTGATGGGTTTTTCCTCACAAAtattttctggaaaattctcTCACTCAAGATTGTGGTTGAAGAACAATATTGCattgaatattttaatttcttagcTAATTCCAGCTAATCAGTATCACAATGTTGACATatcatgatatataatatgatataaacTTAAGCATGTTTCCACTAAGATTTTAGGATGgccacatatttatatatatgctgGCAACTTTGTTGTATTTTATTGTGAATGGAAGAATATAAGGCGATTACGAACTTTGCTTCCTAATACCTGCCCTTTATTTGAGGGAAATCCTTTGAATATGATCTTTTAATGATACCCCACCATAAGCAAATCGATGCCACGTTCACGGGTATTCTAAATCTCTGGTCCATGCGATACAACATGTGAATCATGGagtttataatattaatttacgAGTTAGATTTCACAGAAAGATTGTATCTTTTTATTGATGTCAATTACCGAAGAAGATTTTAATTAACTTAAGAACATAAAACAAAACCAGGTTTAGTTTTTGTGATCTTTTGATTGTTTAATATGTAGGGTTTGGTAATACTCACAACACAAGCAAAAGTAGGTTCCCTAAAGCCTCCAAAATGTGACCCTTCCAATACAAACATTATTCCATGCCAACAAGTTCATGGTGCAAAGGCTGCAATGCTGTTTTTAGGCCTCTATTTAGTGGCGCTCGGTGTCGGAGGGATTAAGGGATCTTTACCATCTCATGGAGCTGAACAGTTTGATGGGGAGATCCCTCGTGGAAGGAAGCAGAGATCGACTTTCTTCAACTACTTTGTGTTTTCCCTCTCATGTGGTGCCCTGTTCGCGGTGACCTTAGTTGTGTGGATTGAGGACAACTTGGGATGGCAATGGGGGTTTGGGATTTCAACGTTGGCTATATTGCTGTCCATTCCGATTTTTCTAACCGGTTCCCGGTATTATAGGAACAAGATTCCTCTTGGAAGTCCACTTACGGGTATAGGTAAGGTAAGTCGTCGCGTTTGTTTTAGTTTGTATGTAGTTAAATGGTTTTTTTAACATTATTCTTAGGAAGAATTTACTTCATCCATGACTTATGAGTGGTTTATGGAGTAGGTTTTGCTTGCTGCATTATTCAATACCGGAACGCCAACAAGTTCAAGCAACGCCATTGCCAATGTGGCCACGAGCCCGTCTCCAGCTCTTGCCTCTGAAGAAGGTGGTGATGTAGAAAACAAGAAGCTCGAGAAAGCACTAGATTCTCCATCAGAGAGTCTCAAATTTCTCAACAGAGCAGCAGTGAATGTTCCGGCCTGCAACGTGTTAAAATGCTCAGTGCAACAAGTGGAAGAAGTCAAGATTGTCGTAAAAGTCCTCCCAATATTCGCTTGCACGATCATGCTTAACTGCTGTCTTGCTCAGCTATCAACATTTTCGGTCCAGCAAGCTGCCACCATGAACACGAAACTCGGAACCTTAAAAATCCCTCCAGCTTCTCTTCCAATCTTCCCTGTTGTATTTATAATGATTCTCGCACCGCTATACGATCACGTAATCATCCCATTTGCTCGAAAAATGACAAAATCAGAGATGGGGATAACTCACCTCCAGAGAATCGGAGTTGGCCTAGTCCTCTCCATTATAGCCATGGCTGTGGCTGCATTGGTCGAAATCAGACGCAAAAGTGTAGCAACCGATTTGGGGCTACTCGACTCGGCCAAGCCACTTCCCATTACGTTCCTCTGGATCGCATTTCAGTATTTGTTTCTAGGATCGGCTGATCTTTTCACTCTAGCAGGGCTTCTCGAATTTTTCTTCACGGAGGCAGCATTTAGCATGAGATCATTGGCAACTGCTTTATCTTGGGTTTCATTAGCAACAGGATACTACTTAAGTACCGTGATCGTTTCGATCGTTAACAGTCTCACCCGCGATACGCCTTGGCTTTCTGGCAAGAACTTGAATCATTATCAGTTGGAAAAGTTCTACTGGCTAATGTGCGCGTTAAGCGGACTGAATTTTATGCATTATCTGTTCTGGGCTACCAAATATAAGTACCAATCGACGAGGATCAACAGATGAACCTAGTTCATGTTTCTTGAGTTAAATGGTATTGTGGTATATAGGTCTATTAGTTGCTGGTCATGCAAGAACTGGCCAAGTTTATAGTTTGATGTGAATTTGTTTTTTAGCAATTAACATCATTTGTTCTTGGTAAAGAAGTACATTGCTTGTGGTTTTTGGTcgaatttttattgttagtaaGCCAATAACATGATTTTAGCCAATTTGTGTGCAAACGTATTAATCTTTATTTAAGTGATGCCAGCGTGAGAAACACAATTATCCCCTGTTTGGTTGAGAAGCCG comes from the Primulina huaijiensis isolate GDHJ02 chromosome 8, ASM1229523v2, whole genome shotgun sequence genome and includes:
- the LOC140982946 gene encoding protein NRT1/ PTR FAMILY 4.6-like; this encodes MEVENYQLAETWDGYVDWRGKPAVRSKHGGMVAASFVLVVEVLENLAYLANASNLVLYLSEYMHFSPSGSANAVTNFMGTAFLLALLGGFLSDAFFTTYQIYLLGALLEFLGLVILTTQAKVGSLKPPKCDPSNTNIIPCQQVHGAKAAMLFLGLYLVALGVGGIKGSLPSHGAEQFDGEIPRGRKQRSTFFNYFVFSLSCGALFAVTLVVWIEDNLGWQWGFGISTLAILLSIPIFLTGSRYYRNKIPLGSPLTGIGKVLLAALFNTGTPTSSSNAIANVATSPSPALASEEGGDVENKKLEKALDSPSESLKFLNRAAVNVPACNVLKCSVQQVEEVKIVVKVLPIFACTIMLNCCLAQLSTFSVQQAATMNTKLGTLKIPPASLPIFPVVFIMILAPLYDHVIIPFARKMTKSEMGITHLQRIGVGLVLSIIAMAVAALVEIRRKSVATDLGLLDSAKPLPITFLWIAFQYLFLGSADLFTLAGLLEFFFTEAAFSMRSLATALSWVSLATGYYLSTVIVSIVNSLTRDTPWLSGKNLNHYQLEKFYWLMCALSGLNFMHYLFWATKYKYQSTRINR